The proteins below are encoded in one region of Apium graveolens cultivar Ventura chromosome 4, ASM990537v1, whole genome shotgun sequence:
- the LOC141721212 gene encoding floral homeotic protein DEFICIENS-like: MARGKIPIKKIENATNRQVTYSKRRTGLFKKAHELSVLCDAKVSIIMVSSTRKLHEFITEPLSQKQFYDQYQKAKPCDLWSSHYQVMQEQLRKLREVNRNLRNEISHRKGESLNGLSHEELYVLEQKMQEAVDITRTQKMKTIVAAIEKSKKKVRNGEQVQRNLLQEFELIKEEDPHYGLVDNGGDYETVFGCSNAYPGLLALRLQSNHYNFHGGAGSDLTFA, encoded by the exons ATGGCTAGAGGAAAAATACCGATCAAGAAAATAGAGAACGCAACTAACAGGCAAGTCACGTATTCCAAACGAAGAACTGGTTTATTCAAGAAGGCTCATGAACTTAGTGTTCTTTGTGATGCTAAGGTTTCTATCATTATGGTTTCTTCTACTAGAAAGCTTCATGAATTCATCACTGAACCCCTCTC GCAAAAACAGTTTTATGATCAGTACCAGAAGGCTAAACCTTGTGATCTCTGGAGTAGCCACTACCAG GTTATGCAGGAACAGTTAAGGAAGCTGAGAGAGGTGAACAGGAATCTTAGGAATGAGATTAg CCACAGGAAGGGTGAGAGTTTGAATGGTTTGTCGCACGAGGAATTATACGTTCTTGAGCAGAAGATGCAGGAAGCAGTTGATATCACTCGCACACAGAAG ATGAAAACAATTGTAGCTGCTATTGAGAAGTCAAAGAAGAAG GTCAGAAATGGGGAACAAGTTCAAAGAAACCTTCTACAAGAATTT GAGCTAATAAAAGAAGAGGATCCTCATTATGGTTTAGTTGACAATGGAGGGGATTATGAGACTGTTTTCGGATGTTCAAATGCATATCCTGGGCTTCTAGCTTTAAGATTGCAGTCTAATCACTACAATTTTCATGGGGGAGCAGGATCAGATCTCACCTTTGCTTAA